The following are from one region of the Nicotiana tomentosiformis chromosome 7, ASM39032v3, whole genome shotgun sequence genome:
- the LOC138895367 gene encoding uncharacterized protein, whose amino-acid sequence MKVQDYSIIDRLRKTPAQISLLSLLIHSKEHACVLITILNEAHDSEKTTVNQLEKMANKYFEVNRISFTDDELPDEGVGHNRALHLLVKYEEHYVKRVMVDGGSSIDVCLLSTLQSMKINIDKIRPNNVRIRAFDGSTRDTIGEISLTMTIGPVDLEIIFQGTVGLGFRPRKEDEDKVNNHKKHCWVLRKPIPHIFYTFVKPRLQEGRNSSAQKNIDETCHGFSQIFSEVNMIQAGEGTSRDDIIVNDGFNNMTCMWNSRTDLKKLSNFEIIHHEVEYDEDEGLSVDLVVHKLLAYPNFSLVQQKQRKFKTDMNDKIKEEIMKQLRANVVRVVRYTTWVENIVHVPKKDGKTRVCIDYRDLNKANPKDNIPLPNIRILVDNCAKHEIQSFVD is encoded by the exons atgaaagttcaggattactcaatcattgaccgactgagaaagactcctgctcAAATCTCTCTACTGTCTCTGCTCATACATTCAAAAGAGCATGCTTGTGTACTGATCACGATCCTAAACGAGGCACATGACTCAGAGAAGACCACagtgaatcagttagagaagatggccaacaAATATTTTGAGGTGAACAGAatctcctttactgatgatgaactccCCGATGAGGGAGTCGGGCATAATAGGGCTTTGCACCTACTTGTCAAATATGAGGAGCACTACgtaaagcgagtcatggttgatggagggtCGAGCATAGATGTATGCCttctctctaccttgcaaagtatGAAGATCAATATAGATAAAATCCGACCCAACAATGTccgcatccgggcttttgatggctcaacCAGAGACACCATTGGAGAAATCAGCCTCACCATGACAATTGGGCCGGTTGATTTGGAAATTATCTTCCAA GGTACTGTTGGCTTAGGCTTCAGGCCAAGGAAAGAAGATGAAGACAAAGTCAACAATCACAAAAAGCATTGTTGGGTCTTACGGAAACCgatccctcacattttctacacttttgtcaagccacgactCCAAGAGGGTCGAAATTCCTCGGCGCAGAAAAACATTGATGAAACTTGCCATGGCTTCAGCCAGatattttctgaagtgaatatgatccaagctggtgaaggcactagtcgtgaCGATAT TATCGTTAATGatggctttaataacatgacatgcatgtggAATTCACGCACAGACcttaaaaagctgtctaatttcgaaataatacatcatgaggtcgaatatgatgaagatgag GGTTTAAGTGTTGAtctagtggttcataagcttctcGCGTATCCTAATTTTTCACTAGTCCAACAAAAGCaacgaaaatttaaaacggacatgaatgataaaatcaaagaggaaataatgaagcaactgAGAGCCAATGTAGTCAGAGTTGTCCGATACACCACTTGGGTGGAAAATATTGTGCATGTGCCAAAGAAGGACGGGAAAACCAGAGTCTGTATTGACTAtagagacctgaacaaagcaaatCCAAAGGATAATATTCCTCTACCAAACATCCGCATACTTGTAGATAATTGTGCTAAGCATGAGATACAATCTTTCGTGGATTAA